The genome window tttatttttggctgctggagtacaggctctaggacTGGGGCTTCAATACTTGCCACAGAGGGGCAGAGTCAGAAGTTTTGGCCGAcacagttgctctgtggcatgtgggatcttcccagaccagatcTTTTTCTAAACGGAACAGgtgtttccttcattggcagacagatggcttctttaccactgagccaccagggaagcccaggagttaATCCCTtaaactttgggttttgtttctctATCCTAGACCTCGAGAGTAAGCAGGGAAGAAAGGACGCGGACCCTTTTCCACCCAGGTAACCGTGAGGATGAGCGGACGAGTTAGTTTTGCTGTTGATAAACCGGAGAAGGGCACTTCTCCAGGCCTCAAAGCTCGAGGGGCCCGTGGCTGAGCCAGAGGTGCAGGGCCTAGAAGCTCCTGATGGGAAGAATCAGAGATAAATTATAAAAGTCGGAACGAGGGATTGCATCTCAGCTGGTAGAAACCCCGGCAAGGACCAGCGCAACTTGCTCAGGAGTCTCTCTGTCCCGGGCCGGAAAGTTGAGCGCCCGGAACCTTGACACGCGAGCTTCCCCCCAACCCGGAAGCTTTTGGGCACTGCGCGGCGGCTGGCCCCAGCCGGTTGCCAGGGTGACGCCTGGGAAGATGGCTGCTACGTCTTCGTCGGATTCAGACGGCGGCAAAGGCGAGAGGTGAAGGCTGCGATCCTTGAGACCCCTTTTCCTACATATGTAAAGAAGGTGCCCCGGTCCCTGGGATCTGGGCTCCTGCAAGTCTCAGCAGCGCTGGCAGTCCTTTAAAGATCACatagggaaactgagacccagggagtgaatgggtgtgtgtgggtgacTCGAGCGCTGCGGTGGGGGAGCCGGAACTTGGACCTAGACTCTGTACCCCTAGTTCAGAGCTCCCTACATACCTCATTCCCAGAAACCAGTTCCCGCAAAATGTTCTTCCTTCCCTTGGAATTCATCATCTGCTCCGCCCTCGCCCCCGTCCCCCaactctgtctctcttctcccagCAGTGAGGCCAATTCTAAATGGCTGGACTCACTCAGCGATTCCATGGCGAACATCCACACCTTTTCCGCCTGCCTGGGTGAGTCTCTGGGACCAGGAACCCTGGTTCTGGGGAGACCGGGGTGTCAGATGGTCATAGAGTTAAGCTTCTAGGATGCTGAGACCCTGGTTTATGGCCCTTTTTATGTTTTCCAGCGCTGGCCGATTTTCACGGGGACGGGGAGTACAAGGTAAGCCTGTCACCCCAGAAGTGAGGTTTCCTGATAGTTCCAAAGAAGCTCAACGTAATCTGGAATTCATGTGCACTTTGAAAAAGCACGTTTAGTgttacactttatttttaacGTGGAAGTGGAGAGAACCTGTTGATTTCATATGACAGACTGCAGAAAGTACAGCTAAACAAAATGCTGCTGGAGAATATACTAAGACaaagccttttcattttgttgacgtTAATTCTTCGCTGGAAGGGTGCATCCCATGGTTGGGGTTGGGGCGTTAGAATCTGGAGGGAATTTAGAAGGGAGGAGACTGAGAGTTTTATGTTTATCAAAAGGGTATGCATTTTAAGGTTAGCCGTGAGCTGATCATCTTGAAGCTGGATGATGGCTATTTGGGGGTTTGTTATATGAGTCTCTAGTTTTGTATATGACTGaagtttttcataataaaaagattaaaattaagataaaaatataaagataagtaaagaaataaaaaattttaaaggcacagatttttttaaaggtttagaAATTATTGATCTAGAAGAAAGGAAGTTAACATATATTGAGTAATCATTTCTGGACTAGACCCTCTTTGAGGCATTTTCACATACATAGATACTGTTTATCTCCATTTTGTTAGTGGGAAAATAGATTCCAAAAGGCTGAGTTTACCGAGTTTGTAAAAGGTGGCAGACCTGGGCCTGTTAAATTCCCCATCACATGTTCCATTACAGCTCAGCCCTCACCAAGGGCAGTGAACCTACAATGGATATGTTATGATGGCAGCTAGAAAGGAGTGATATCCTGCTTGGACAGTGCAGTAAGATTCCTGGCTTTGGCCCCCAAATCCCTGTCCATAGAGCATTCAACAATTTAGCAAGCATACAGTGAACCCCTTGGttaagggaatggcagtccacgccagtattcttgcctggagaatcccatggacagagaagcctgacggggtacagtccatggggttgcaaagaggcggacacaactaagctactGACACACACAGTGAACCTCTACTGTGTGTAAATTGTTGTGCAGACACTAACTTGAGAAATGAATCAGTCCATAGTCAGAAGGAAATACGGATACTGTCCTTGATTCATCCACAGTGTTGACTGAACACCTGGTGTATCCTTGGTGCTGGGTTGACAGCAGTGACGGGTAGAGAAATCACAGACCGcatgtgcttagctgctcagttgtgtctgactctttgcagccctaggggctgcagcctgccaggctcctctgccctaaactggaggcaggaggaggcagtGGTACGTGAACTGTGCTGAAGGATGAATGAAGTGTGTCAAGAAGGCACGGAAGAGGGGAGGGCATCAGGTAGAGGGAACTGcacagacagaggcagagacgcTTGCAAACTCACAGCGTATTTGCAGAGAGGAGattgctttcgaactgtggtgttggagaagactcttgagagtcccttggactacgaggagatccaaccagttcatcctaaaggagatcagtcctgggtgttcattagaaggactgatgttgaagctgaaactccaatacttggccacctgatgtgaagagctgactcattggaaaagaccctgatgctggaaagattgagggcaggaggagaaggggatggcagaggatgagatggttggatggcatcaccaactcaatggacatggctttgggtgtactccgggagttggtgatggatagggaagcttggtgtgctgcggttcatggggtcacaaagagtcggacacgactgagcgactgaaccgaactgaaattGAACATTAGAAAGTTGAGGCCAATATAAAATAGTAGTTAAAAccactggctttgtttttttaatttttggctgtaccctgtggcatgtgggaccctagttccccaaccaggaatcaaacccgtgccccctgctttggaaggcagagtcttaaacactggacttccagggaggTCCCAAGACCACTGGCTTTGGATTCAGACAGACCTGGGCTCAAGACCTAACTGTACcacctactagctgtgtgactttgaccTAACATCTCTAAGCCTtatagtttcctcatttgtgaattGGCACTAATAATTTTATCTACCTCACAGGTTGTTGCTCAGATTAAATAAAAGAACATGAAGTTAGTGGTGTGGCTTCTGGCACACTGAGCATGCTCAGAACCCAGGCATTCGGTGGCAGCCTGCATTCTGGCTGGAGCATAGCATGGATGGGGAAGTGATAGAAAACCTGTTGGGATCCAGATCAGAGGGGCCTTGCAGGCTTCACTCAGGAAAATGGGCTTGCATGGCAGCTGCAGTGGCTTGGAGGGTGGAAATACAAGAGCTTGGTTCTCCTTTGTGGGTTGCACGTCTCCTTTGTGGGTTGCACGTCCCACTCTGTGCACTTGGTTCTGCACACGTCCCACTGTCCGCACTTGGTTCTGCTCCTTTCCTGTTTGGAAGCCAGGCCTCAGAGCCCACATATGAGTTTCAGGCCCCCCAGTGACCTCAGTCATTGTCCCAGTGTGTAGAACAGGGTCTCGCATGGAGCAGGCCCTGaagaaacatttactgaacaaatACTGAAAGTATCAGCTGCCCCCTGTTCCTCACTAGGCTCTGTGGTTCACTGTCTCCTTTGACTTGCACTACAAGTGTCCTGCAGTGTGCACGGGTGCGTGTTAAGTTGCtatagttgtgtccaactctgtgcgaccccatggactagcctgtcagggtcctctgtccatggaattctccaggcatgaatactggagtgggttgccatgccctcctccaggggatcttcctgacccagcagggattgagcctgagtctttttggtctcctgcattggcgggcaggtttattttattttttttaactactagCACGACTTGGGAAGCCCCTGTCATGTGGTAggtattcccattttgcaggtggGAAAACTGGCTCAGGAAATcatttttcccaaggtcacacagcttgcaaAGCCTTtgccctcctcccacccacctgTGGTACACTCTGAGTATATACGGATGTGCACCAGCCAAAAGCTAAGCCCAGGAAGAGGGGCAGTAGGGGTGTCTTTAGCCCCTAAGCCTGGAATCAGCAGCCTGTCTCTGCAGCTGGCCATGGGAGACCTTGGCCCAGATGGGCGGCAGCCCCGCCTGAAGGTGCTTAAAGGACACACAGTGGTGAGCCAGAAGCCGCTGCCCGACCTGCCAGCCGCTGCGGTCAGCTTCCTCATGGCGTCACACGAGCCCCGGACTCCAGCACTGGCAATCGCATCAGgcccttgtgtgtatgtgtataagaATCTCAAGCCCTACTTCAAGTTCAGCCTGCCCTTGCTGCCTACAAACCCCCTGGAACAAGACCTTTGGAATCAGGCCAAAGAGGTAAGTGGCATGGGGGATGAGAGCAAGAAGGCAGAGGTGGCCGCTGCAGGTGGGCCTCATTCCCTGCCTGGCTCTGGAGCTCACAGGCTCTACCTTCTTCCCGTGGTGGCACAGGACCAGATTGACCCCTTGACCCTGAAGGAGATGCTGGAGGGCATCAGGTGAGAGCCCACTGTCCCCTTCATGTGCCTCCCTCACCCCCCAGTTCCTACTCCTTCATCCCAGAGCCCACTGTCTGacaccctcctccccccacacTGGACCTGTGTCTCAACTCAACCTGCTGGGATGGTCCCTCTCCTtacagggagaaggcagaggtGCCTTTGTCTGTACAGTCACTCAGGTAAGGGCCCTCTGGATGGCCAGGGCTCCAGAAGCtccctgggagggcagggggagaggcTGCGGAGTGGCCTTGGAGGGCAGGCAGGCCCCGGGCGCACAGATGCCCCTACTGTGTGTGTCCAGGTTTCTGCCGCTGGAGCTGAGTGAAATGGAGGCGTTTGTGAACCAGCACAAGTCCAAGTCCATCAGGCGGCAGGTACTGCCCCCTCTCATTTCCCtgtaaaaaatacagttttttaaacaGACCATATAAAGCCAAACCTGACTAGTTTTACTTTGCCGTTTCCCTTCCAGCCTATGCCGCCTATGTAGTCTGCAGGGCTTCTCCATTTCAGTTAGCAGTGACAGCTTTGAGTTGATAGATACAGTTATGTAACTTACATAACTTTTATCATTTTGGTGGTaaaggtaaaatattttcattagggaaaattttgaaaatagaaatacaaaggagaaatACAAGTGACTATACTCTTACTACTCAGAGTACTCTTACCATTTTGATACATTTTGTTCATAAATAGGCTTTTATATCCTGCTTCCCTTGAGCACATAACATTGTATCTTGAGCATTAGTCTTGAAGAACTCCATTTTTAGTGGCCCCTTGATCATTTCATTGATGATTCGTTATTCATTCATAATTTAACTATTCGGTGCAGATCATTGGTCAAGAAGTGTCTTCTTTTTATtcacttcatatttttcttagttAGGATTTTAATGACTTTATTGATAGACCTACTCATTGATGAGCTCCAGTGGTTCCTGACCTTGGGGGCTGAGCCTTGTCCAGGGATGGGCTTTCAGAGCTGTCCCTGCATTTCAGAAAGCCACATAGGAACCACCCACTTGCTATAGAGGACATTTGAGCTGAACACGTTGACCAACACATGCCTCCACGTTTGGCTAGCTGTAGATCATTCCCTGAGAAACACTGTTCTCTCCTGCTGATCAGCAGCCCAGATCCACAATTGTCACTATCTCTGAGtacttttaaaatcaggaagtgaGTTAAGTATTGCTTAAAAGATGCAGTGTGGGGGAGGCCGTCTTCCCAGGTGTGCATCGTGGCTACCTGGTTGGGAGCCACTAGCATCCACATTTCTGtaacttttctccttcctctagGCTTTGAggattcctcttttttttatcttaaagatAGTCACTCAGTGAACAGCTTTATCCAGAGAAACATCTTAGTCCCGCTAAATTATTTCCACAGGAGAAATTCCTAAAAAGGGGATCATCTCCTCTCTTGTTTTCTCTCCAGTCACAATTAGAAGAAGAACATATGCCCACTGTAACTGCAGAAAAGGCCAATGAAGAAATTAAACCCTGTCATTGTCCAGAGATAACCAGTGTTTGTATTTAAAGGTTTAGCTTTCCACGGTTCTTTTTATTcgtatatatgttttttaaactgGGATAATACTAATGTAActtttaatctgtattttctcTTAATACATTAGAAACATTCTCCCTGTCATTgaatcttcttttaaaatctgattttggCAAATGACCATATGGTTTTTGATCATACAGACAGTTTATAATTGACTTAGAGAATCCTCTTTTGTTAGGAAATTAGGTTTGCTGCAATCAACACTTTTGTAGATAAATCTTCTGTCACAACTCTAAGACTGTTCTTCCTCCTTTGCCCTCTTTCTTTCTGGGGCGTCCTGggaggagctggggtgggagATGGTGTGAGGGGATCTCCTGGGTGACCCTGGAGTCCTCCTGCAGACAGTCATCACCACCATGACCACCTTAAAGAAGAACCTGGCTGACGAGGACGCTGTGTCCTGTCTGGTGCTGGGCACTGAGAACAAGGAGCTCCTGGTGCTAGACCCAGAGGCCTTCACCATCCTGGCCAAGGTCAGTGTGGGCCTGGCCCTGTGCACACCCAAGGCACAGGCTCCatgccctccccttccccaaatcTCCTGCCCCAGTTAGTTAGTTCTTGGTGATACCTGTTCATTGTAGACAGTTGTAAAACGTAGACGGGCATAAAGAAGACAGACAACCCCAAATCCTATGACTCACGCATGTCTTCTGTGAAAGTTTTGGCACAAGTCCTTGTAGACATTTTCATATTTAGACACAGGTATATAActtccaatatttttttcttttttttataaaaacagcCCATGCTGTAGGATCCTGAAACCTGCTGTTTTCAAGCAGCAGTAGCTCATTAGTATCTTTCCATGTCCATATTAAACCATGTCAGCCTTTGCAGAGGCCGATTAACATCGATTATATAAATATTCTGTAATTTCTTTACCCTGTTGCCAATTGTATGTTTaagttattttcagtttcttgctATCATTAACCACCACCACAGCAGGCTTCCTTGCCAAACATCTTTGTGTGCTTATCTAAATACCTCCTTACATGCATTCCTAAAGTAGACTTAAAGGTTTTGCTACCTGTTCCCCTCCAGAGAAACTGTTTGTTTTAAACTGTGCCCAGAAGGGTGTGAGTGAGGAGAGGGGCACTTAGAGGAGTGGCGTCAggtcagggaggggctggggctccAGAGAAACCGGGGTGTTTGAGTCTCTCTGCAGATGAGCCTCCCCAGTGTCCCTGTCTTCCTGGAGGCTTCTGGCCAGTTTGATGTGGAGTTCCGTCTTGCCGCTGCCTGCCGCAACGGGAGCATCTATATACTGAGAAGGTAGCCACATCCGAGCTCTCTAGGGTCAGAAGGAACATCTCAGAAACCTAGTGGTTTCGAGGGCTGGCAAGATGAGCAGGGCTTTGGAGCGAGAATGTGGGACTGGAAAGAGCCCAGAACTTCACAGGAGGCAGAGCCCTGGAGCGTAAGGGCTGTCTGGGGGCTTGTCCCGTGGGGCCTGGCAAAGTGAGAGCCTCGGCTGGGCGGCTGTGACACGAGCAGCGTGGCCCGCTGTTAGACAGAAGCGGCCTTTCCTATCTGTTCTGCTGCTTTTATAGCTGCGGGAAATGTCCTTATGCATTAGTTGGATGTTTCTTAACAGTCattcttttaattcaagaaatgtTTTTGAGTACCTGCTATGAATTAAGCATTGCATGAGGTATTGGGGATATATTGATGAACAAAATACGTAGTCCCTACCCTTGTGGGAAGACATATTAAGACCAAGATTATATTACAAATTGGATACGTGCTATGGAGGAAAAGTACTGGCTCAGTGAGGGATAAAAGAGGGTCAGGGTGATCAGCAAATGCCTGTCTGAAGAGATTACTTGAAGGTTAAGAAGGATCCAGTTCAAAAAAGTGGAGCAAGAGTTACAGGCAGAGAGCACGTAAGCGAACTCGGTGGGAAAGGCATTGGCATGTGCCACTTGAGCTTGGTGGCAAGAGATGACATAGAGATCAGGTCGACTCACACAGGACCTAGTAGGACATGGTGAAGATTCTGGGTTTCATCTGCAGGGGAATGGAAAACCATTATGGGGTTTGACTCAGAAGATGCAATGAATGACATGATCCACGTCCATTTCAGAGGGTAGATTGGGATTAGGCCCAGAGACCAACGGAAACCTCTTCAGATGAGTCTTCAGATGGGCGATGTCTCTGGCTTAGACTTAAGAAAGGTGGGCCAGAGTCTTTATGGATAAGGGAAATAAGATTCACTTGCCAGGAAACTGAAAACTCTGCATCCACACAGAGCAAACTCCTCCTGCTTTTCTGATAAATTACTAAACTATTATATTAAATGGAATCTCAGTCCATTACTTTGTCACCTGAGCTACACTCGCTGTAAACTGGTTAATGCCAAGTTATCACACAGATCACCATAGTGAAGTTGGGAGGAAGACCAGGAGGGAAAATACACATTCTGTTATCCAAGGTCATGCAGCTACTAAGTCCTAGAGGTGGAACTCGTTCCTGGGTCCTCTGCTTGTGGGCCAAGGCTGCTCCCAGAATCATCTGTGGGGCCTGGAAAGAGGAGGGTCAgccagggcaggagagaaggtTTCTGGGctgggagtgagtgagtgagtgagcattagtcgctcagttactctgcgatcccatggactgtagccctccaggcaagagtactggagtgggttgcaatgccctcctcctggggatcttcccaacccagggatagaacctgagtctcctgcattgcaagcagattttttacaatatgagccaccagggaagccctggggctaGGAGTGTGTGTCTTCATTCCACAGAGACTCCAAGCGTCCCAAGTACTGCATCGAGCTGGGCGCCCAGCCTGTGGGGCTTGTCGGTGTACACAAAGTCCTAGTGGTGGGCAGCAACCAAGACAGCCTGCACGGCTTCACCTACAAGGTGTGATCGCATGGCAAGCACCCCCAAAGCCTTCCACCCGCGTCTCCTCAGTCCCCCTCAGCAGGCAAGCCCTTCTGGCATTCCCTTCCCAGCAACTCCAGCCacctcttctttccccttctcaGCGCTGAGCCCCCAGCAGACACTTAGCTGTTCCCTCCCAG of Bubalus bubalis isolate 160015118507 breed Murrah chromosome 5, NDDB_SH_1, whole genome shotgun sequence contains these proteins:
- the BBS1 gene encoding Bardet-Biedl syndrome 1 protein isoform X4, whose product is MAATSSSDSDGGKGESSEANSKWLDSLSDSMANIHTFSACLALADFHGDGEYKLAMGDLGPDGRQPRLKVLKGHTVVSQKPLPDLPAAAVSFLMASHEPRTPALAIASGPCVYVYKNLKPYFKFSLPLLPTNPLEQDLWNQAKEDQIDPLTLKEMLEGIREKAEVPLSVQSLRFLPLELSEMEAFVNQHKSKSIRRQSQLEEEHMPTVTAEKANEEIKPCHCPEITSTVITTMTTLKKNLADEDAVSCLVLGTENKELLVLDPEAFTILAKMSLPSVPVFLEASGQFDVEFRLAAACRNGSIYILRRDSKRPKYCIELGAQPVGLVGVHKVLVVGSNQDSLHGFTYKGKRLWTVQMPAAILAMNLLEQRFRGLQAVMAALANEEVRIYHDKVLLNVIRTPEAVTSLCFGRYGREDNTLIMTTLGGGLIIKILKRTAVFAEGGGEAGPPPSQAIKLNVPRKTRLYVDQTLREREAGTGPGPGPHLQAHPSPAEHINSPPHPGAGGLLPVQRGALCSAPGLLQGPIAGARAQLPPGDLCEES
- the BBS1 gene encoding Bardet-Biedl syndrome 1 protein isoform X1 encodes the protein MAATSSSDSDGGKGESSEANSKWLDSLSDSMANIHTFSACLALADFHGDGEYKLAMGDLGPDGRQPRLKVLKGHTVVSQKPLPDLPAAAVSFLMASHEPRTPALAIASGPCVYVYKNLKPYFKFSLPLLPTNPLEQDLWNQAKEDQIDPLTLKEMLEGIREKAEVPLSVQSLRFLPLELSEMEAFVNQHKSKSIRRQSQLEEEHMPTVTAEKANEEIKPCHCPEITSTVITTMTTLKKNLADEDAVSCLVLGTENKELLVLDPEAFTILAKMSLPSVPVFLEASGQFDVEFRLAAACRNGSIYILRRDSKRPKYCIELGAQPVGLVGVHKVLVVGSNQDSLHGFTYKGKRLWTVQMPAAILAMNLLEQRFRGLQAVMAALANEEVRIYHDKVLLNVIRTPEAVTSLCFGRYGREDNTLIMTTLGGGLIIKILKRTAVFAEGGGEAGPPPSQAIKLNVPRKTRLYVDQTLREREAGTAMHRTFQADLYLLRLRAARAYVQALESSLSPVSLTAREPLKLHAVVQGLGPTFKLTLHLQNTSTARPILGLVVCFLYNEVLYALPRAFFKVPLLVPGLNYPLETFVKSLSDKGISDIIKVLVLREGQSTPLLSAHINMPMSEGLAAD
- the BBS1 gene encoding Bardet-Biedl syndrome 1 protein isoform X2, yielding MAATSSSDSDGGKGESEANSKWLDSLSDSMANIHTFSACLALADFHGDGEYKLAMGDLGPDGRQPRLKVLKGHTVVSQKPLPDLPAAAVSFLMASHEPRTPALAIASGPCVYVYKNLKPYFKFSLPLLPTNPLEQDLWNQAKEDQIDPLTLKEMLEGIREKAEVPLSVQSLRFLPLELSEMEAFVNQHKSKSIRRQSQLEEEHMPTVTAEKANEEIKPCHCPEITSTVITTMTTLKKNLADEDAVSCLVLGTENKELLVLDPEAFTILAKMSLPSVPVFLEASGQFDVEFRLAAACRNGSIYILRRDSKRPKYCIELGAQPVGLVGVHKVLVVGSNQDSLHGFTYKGKRLWTVQMPAAILAMNLLEQRFRGLQAVMAALANEEVRIYHDKVLLNVIRTPEAVTSLCFGRYGREDNTLIMTTLGGGLIIKILKRTAVFAEGGGEAGPPPSQAIKLNVPRKTRLYVDQTLREREAGTAMHRTFQADLYLLRLRAARAYVQALESSLSPVSLTAREPLKLHAVVQGLGPTFKLTLHLQNTSTARPILGLVVCFLYNEVLYALPRAFFKVPLLVPGLNYPLETFVKSLSDKGISDIIKVLVLREGQSTPLLSAHINMPMSEGLAAD
- the BBS1 gene encoding Bardet-Biedl syndrome 1 protein isoform X3; the encoded protein is MAATSSSDSDGGKGESSEANSKWLDSLSDSMANIHTFSACLALADFHGDGEYKLAMGDLGPDGRQPRLKVLKGHTVVSQKPLPDLPAAAVSFLMASHEPRTPALAIASGPCVYVYKNLKPYFKFSLPLLPTNPLEQDLWNQAKEDQIDPLTLKEMLEGIREKAEVPLSVQSLRFLPLELSEMEAFVNQHKSKSIRRQTVITTMTTLKKNLADEDAVSCLVLGTENKELLVLDPEAFTILAKMSLPSVPVFLEASGQFDVEFRLAAACRNGSIYILRRDSKRPKYCIELGAQPVGLVGVHKVLVVGSNQDSLHGFTYKGKRLWTVQMPAAILAMNLLEQRFRGLQAVMAALANEEVRIYHDKVLLNVIRTPEAVTSLCFGRYGREDNTLIMTTLGGGLIIKILKRTAVFAEGGGEAGPPPSQAIKLNVPRKTRLYVDQTLREREAGTAMHRTFQADLYLLRLRAARAYVQALESSLSPVSLTAREPLKLHAVVQGLGPTFKLTLHLQNTSTARPILGLVVCFLYNEVLYALPRAFFKVPLLVPGLNYPLETFVKSLSDKGISDIIKVLVLREGQSTPLLSAHINMPMSEGLAAD